The following is a genomic window from Roseitalea porphyridii.
CGGGAGGGCCGGTCAGGCCGCCGACAGATTCTCGGCCGAGCTCTTGCCCGAACGCTGGTCTTCGACGACCTCGTAGTTGACCTTCTGGCCTTCATCGAGACCGTGCATGCCCGAGCGCTGAACGGCCGAGATGTGCACGAAGACGTCCTTGCCGCCGGCTTCCGGTTCGATGAAGCCAAAACCCTTGGTGGTGTTGAACCACTTGACGGTACCTGTTGCCATGTCGCGTATCCTTTTCATTGACGCATGATGACGTGCGGCCAAGCCGGGCCGCTTTCCGATCGATCGAATTTTGGAAGAGAGAACGTCAGCAGGCGTAGAACGCGAGGCCAAGGTCGTCGGGCCAAAAGTGTCGATTTCTTATTGTGGACGACAATTGCGGCTTCCGCAAGGCACAAACGTGCACACGCCGCATGGCCCGTCAGCTGCCGCCCGCGGCCGCCTTCGGAAGGGCCTCCGGTTGAATCCCGAGCAGCCGCTCGATGTCCTGTCGCGGCATCGGCTTGTGGAACAGATAGCCCTGCCCCCGTTCGCAACCGAGCCGGCGCAGCATCTGCGCCTCGGCCCAGTGCTCGATGCCCTCGGCGACGGTCGTGTAGCCCAGATCGCGCCCAAGCCCGATCAGCGAACGCACGATCGACTGGTCCGCGGCCGACCGCAACATGTCGTCAACGAAGGTCTTGTCGATCTTCAGGATGTTGAATGGCAGGCTCTTGAGGTGGGTCAGGGACGAAAAGCCGGTGCCGAAATCGTCGAGCGCGATCTGCACGCCTGCTTCGAGAAGGTTCTGAAGCTGTTCCGTGATCGCCGCCGCCGCGCTGTTGATCACCATCGTCTCGGTGATCTCGATGACCAGGTTCTCGGGCCGCAGCCGATGCCGCCCCAGGGTCTCGATGACACGCAGCGCGAAGCCCGGCTGTTCGAGCACCGCCGCCGTCACGTTGATGCCGACCCGGCCGAACTTGCCGCCGGCCCGGTCCCAGGCGGCCATGTCCTCGCACACACGTTCGAGCATGACGCGGCTGAGATCGATGCTCATGCGCGCATCGTCGAAGACATCGGCGAATTGCGCGGCCGTCAGCACACCGCGCTCGGGGTGCTGCCAGCGCGCGAGCGCCTCCATCCCCGTCGCCTGGCCGGTGGCGAGTTCGACCACCGGCTGATAGTGCGGCACGATCTGTCCCAGATCGAGCGCTTCGCGGAAGCTTTGCATGACGAGAACACGCCGCTCGAAGCACTGCTCCATGACGAATTCGAAACGCCGCAGATGGCAATCGGCATCGTTCTTGGCGTCGTAGAGCGCCAGATCCGCGCGCCGCATCAGCGCCTGCGTGTCGGTTCCGTCGGCCGGCGCGACGGCGAACCCGCCGGTCGCGTGTACGGCGACGCCCGCCGCGTCGACGCGGATATCCCTTTCGATGGCGGCCTTGAGCCGTGCCGTCTCGTCGTCGAGGTCGATCGCGGCCTCGCCATCGCCGATCAGGACGGCGAACTCGTCGCCGCCCATGCGGGCGAAGAACCAGTTCTCGGGCATGTCCGCCTTGAACTGGCTGGCAAAGCGCACCAGCACCTGGTCGCCGACATCGTGCCCGTGCTGGTCGTTGACCTGCTTGAAGCGGTTAAGGTCCGCCACGCACAGCATGAAGCCATGCCCCGTCTCGGCCGAGCGTGCCGCCACGCGCTCGAGCCGCTCGTTGAACGCGGCGCGGTTCGCCGTGTCGGTCAGGGCGTCGGTCATGGCGAGGCGACGCATTTCAAGTTCCTGCTCACGCTGTTCGGTGACGTCCTGGAAGGTGCCGAACAGCCGCGTTGTGCGGCCGTCCACGACCTCGGGCAGGCCGATCACGCGGGCCCAGCGCCGGCCCCGGTGCGGCGTGTCGAGTTCCAGCGTCAGGTCGAACGAGACCTGCTCGCGGATCGCCCGCGTGACCGCCGCGTCGAACGCGCCGCGCGACCGGGGCGCGAA
Proteins encoded in this region:
- a CDS encoding cold-shock protein, translated to MATGTVKWFNTTKGFGFIEPEAGGKDVFVHISAVQRSGMHGLDEGQKVNYEVVEDQRSGKSSAENLSAA
- a CDS encoding putative bifunctional diguanylate cyclase/phosphodiesterase, which translates into the protein MIDTKGSYLVDDYLEVADFWAWETDENLVLTYLSSGFTALTGLPFDEFLGRSRSQINKRDLDHDIWRKHHETLMRRQPFRRFRYPLEASSGEIRWFESSGIPHFDAEGQFVGYRGVARDVTEHVRDRARLTASNRETKLQQTLLAHIERVSRIGAWRWTYGEPHISMSDEIYRILGVTPGMPTTRDDATRSFAPRSRGAFDAAVTRAIREQVSFDLTLELDTPHRGRRWARVIGLPEVVDGRTTRLFGTFQDVTEQREQELEMRRLAMTDALTDTANRAAFNERLERVAARSAETGHGFMLCVADLNRFKQVNDQHGHDVGDQVLVRFASQFKADMPENWFFARMGGDEFAVLIGDGEAAIDLDDETARLKAAIERDIRVDAAGVAVHATGGFAVAPADGTDTQALMRRADLALYDAKNDADCHLRRFEFVMEQCFERRVLVMQSFREALDLGQIVPHYQPVVELATGQATGMEALARWQHPERGVLTAAQFADVFDDARMSIDLSRVMLERVCEDMAAWDRAGGKFGRVGINVTAAVLEQPGFALRVIETLGRHRLRPENLVIEITETMVINSAAAAITEQLQNLLEAGVQIALDDFGTGFSSLTHLKSLPFNILKIDKTFVDDMLRSAADQSIVRSLIGLGRDLGYTTVAEGIEHWAEAQMLRRLGCERGQGYLFHKPMPRQDIERLLGIQPEALPKAAAGGS